From the genome of Geminicoccaceae bacterium:
GAGCGAGGCAGGTCGAATCGCGATGCGTCATTTCCGCAGCGGCCACGCAAGCTGGGAAAAGGGGCCGGGCCAGATCGTCACCGATGCCGATATCGAGATCGATGTCTTTCTGAAAAAGACCCTGCTTGAAGGAAGTCCTCCGGGTACAGGCTGGCTCAGCGAGGAGACCACCGACGATTCGTCGAGACTGCGGGCTCCCCGGCTCTGGGTTGTCGACCCCATCGATGGCACCCGCTCCTTTGCCGATGGCAAGCCGGAATTCACCATTTCGATAGCTCTGGTCGAAGGCAGCGAGACCCGTTGCGGGATCGTCCTCAACCCGGCAACGGGACAGCATTTCGAGGCGGTACGAGGCGTCGGGGCGACGCTCAACGGCAGGGCCATCAAGGTTAAAGCTAGAAACACCATTGAGGGAGCTTCGATTGTCGTCAGCAAGACAGAGAACGGGAGGCGCGGATTTGACCGGATGTTCTCGATGGCCGACGTCCGCAGCATTGGCTCGCTGGCGCTTAAGCTCGCCCTGGTCGCTGCCGGCCGCTTCGATGGCTTCTTCTCATGGCGACGTTCCCATGACTGGGATATTGCCGCAGCCGTGTTGCTGATTGAGGAAGCCGGCGGGCGCATCACCGATTCCTTCGGAGTCCCCATCGCGCTCAATGCTCCCGTCCCGCAGCAACAGGGATTGATCGCAGCCGCTCCGGAATTGCAGTCGGCACTGGTTCAAAGCTCGGTACGCAAGCGCCAGAGCTCGGGAAACAGCGAAATGTCGAGTGCGCGACGCAGGTAGCCCACCCCTTCCGTGCCGCCCGTTCCCCGCTTCATGCCGATGATGCGCTCGACCGTCGTCAGGTGCCGGAAGCGCCATTGCCGGAACCAGTCCTCGACATCGACGAGCTTTTCCGCGAGTTCGTACAGGTCCCAGTACCGTCCGGTATCCGCATAGATGGCCCGCCACACCGCCGCCACCGCATCGTCCGCCCGGTAGGTCGTCGTCAGATCTCGTTCGAGTACGCGGGCCGGCAGCTCGAAACCGCGGCGATGA
Proteins encoded in this window:
- a CDS encoding 3'(2'),5'-bisphosphate nucleotidase CysQ; this encodes MMQVDSAMALARMAASEAGRIAMRHFRSGHASWEKGPGQIVTDADIEIDVFLKKTLLEGSPPGTGWLSEETTDDSSRLRAPRLWVVDPIDGTRSFADGKPEFTISIALVEGSETRCGIVLNPATGQHFEAVRGVGATLNGRAIKVKARNTIEGASIVVSKTENGRRGFDRMFSMADVRSIGSLALKLALVAAGRFDGFFSWRRSHDWDIAAAVLLIEEAGGRITDSFGVPIALNAPVPQQQGLIAAAPELQSALVQSSVRKRQSSGNSEMSSARRR